The following are encoded in a window of Rubellicoccus peritrichatus genomic DNA:
- a CDS encoding PAS domain S-box protein, whose amino-acid sequence MSTEFRISIISTSGESIGKLLTALEAANAKFEITTFGSLEDAQATIEKARVPFDACIFEADTQALDHFKFIRDVLSKSGIATLLLTDSAPREKVISILEAGVDEFIEKDVDDHYLNHIPHTLSRIIEYHRESEARNKAEFALSSVAEGLNGLTGETFFRQLTKRLAESLNVNYSLVGELRFGRIPRVRTLSVFDSGKSVANYEYATTDRPSAEIAEGSPCIIQEGLKERFPEDKCIAERDLVSYAGVPLRNGKNEVRGILSVLDKEPLQKPEFVIATLKVFAARAELEMERMRTQEALEIQARTLDQIGQAIFCIETDGHIKSWNKYAEELLGYTKKEILGASIERILPDRSTEYLKTKIIEPLLINGKLNKETEMKRRDGSCFDAQISFSLEKNAHGILTGIIAVCRDISERRQAERQKREAQQRLAFHVKRTPLACIEWDSDANIASWNDAAERIFGHTEKEAIGMPFHVLLEPGVEQYCRDIFENLRKGAGGERSTNTNVTKEGRSIICEWYNTRILNEEGEVIGFASLVDDITERTHNERKLRESQQEAARANRSKDEFLGVMSHEIRTPMNSIIGFADLLLETEVDDGQRDNLEIIKANAYNLLELINNVLNFSRLDSGKVELQKRELDLSALIFEVQEAMAAEASQKNLKLSTECSGNLPRYVSTGYLELRQVLLSLVGNAIKFTNQGEVVINASGHLIETDGNEEQWKLLFSVNDTGIGISPNEMEKIFGSFNQVDSSSTRRFGGTGLGLAICRRICELLGGKVWAESIPGKGSAFYVEISCEAVPEKEQAALPMQLPLDPANLSEYASTYPARVLVADDETETCRLLGDILEEMGYEYQTANNGLDCIEQLQNSSFDVIFMDVTMPELDGIETTQLIRAGQAGAHHKGVFICAITAYTDGDDRQKCLDSGMDEHLGKPLLTKSLIGVLKQAFIKQKQSMPKD is encoded by the coding sequence ATGTCTACTGAGTTTAGAATCTCGATCATATCCACTTCAGGTGAATCTATCGGTAAGCTTTTGACCGCTCTTGAGGCCGCAAATGCAAAATTCGAGATAACGACTTTTGGTTCCCTGGAAGACGCGCAAGCGACGATTGAAAAAGCTCGAGTCCCGTTTGATGCCTGTATTTTTGAGGCCGACACCCAGGCATTGGATCATTTCAAGTTCATCCGGGACGTTCTCTCCAAAAGTGGAATAGCAACATTACTCCTGACTGACTCCGCCCCCCGCGAGAAGGTCATTTCAATCCTGGAAGCCGGGGTTGATGAGTTCATCGAAAAGGATGTCGACGATCATTACCTCAATCACATCCCGCACACCCTGAGCCGGATCATCGAGTACCATCGTGAAAGCGAAGCCCGGAATAAAGCCGAATTTGCACTGAGCTCCGTTGCTGAAGGCTTGAATGGCCTGACAGGTGAGACATTTTTCCGGCAACTCACCAAGCGTTTGGCAGAGAGCCTGAATGTAAATTACTCACTTGTCGGGGAGTTGCGATTTGGACGGATACCGCGAGTTAGAACACTCTCCGTATTTGACTCAGGAAAGTCTGTCGCCAACTACGAGTATGCCACCACCGACAGACCAAGTGCTGAAATAGCGGAGGGCTCGCCTTGCATCATACAAGAGGGCCTCAAAGAACGTTTTCCTGAGGATAAATGCATCGCCGAGAGAGATTTAGTGAGTTACGCTGGAGTCCCTCTCAGAAATGGCAAAAATGAGGTCCGTGGCATTCTATCAGTCCTGGATAAGGAGCCTCTGCAGAAGCCTGAGTTCGTCATCGCAACGCTGAAGGTTTTTGCGGCCAGGGCAGAGCTGGAAATGGAACGCATGCGAACCCAGGAAGCGCTGGAAATCCAGGCTCGAACCCTGGACCAGATCGGGCAGGCCATTTTCTGTATTGAAACCGATGGCCACATCAAGAGCTGGAATAAATACGCAGAAGAACTGCTGGGATATACCAAAAAAGAGATCCTTGGTGCATCGATTGAGAGAATTCTTCCTGACCGAAGCACAGAGTATCTCAAAACAAAGATTATCGAGCCGCTTCTAATTAATGGAAAGCTGAATAAAGAAACCGAAATGAAGCGTAGGGATGGTTCCTGTTTCGACGCTCAGATATCTTTCTCCCTCGAAAAAAATGCACATGGAATTTTGACCGGGATCATTGCCGTTTGCAGAGATATTTCAGAGCGTCGGCAAGCTGAACGCCAAAAACGTGAAGCCCAGCAACGCCTTGCATTCCATGTAAAACGGACACCACTGGCGTGCATCGAATGGGACTCGGATGCCAATATTGCGAGCTGGAATGACGCCGCAGAAAGGATATTCGGCCACACTGAAAAAGAAGCCATAGGAATGCCCTTCCATGTTCTTTTGGAGCCTGGCGTTGAACAGTACTGTCGCGACATATTCGAAAACCTGCGAAAAGGAGCAGGCGGTGAACGCAGCACAAACACAAATGTAACCAAGGAAGGTCGCAGCATCATCTGCGAATGGTACAATACTCGAATCTTGAACGAAGAAGGAGAAGTCATTGGCTTCGCCTCATTGGTCGATGACATCACCGAACGGACTCACAATGAGCGCAAATTGCGTGAATCTCAGCAAGAGGCAGCCAGAGCAAACCGCAGCAAAGATGAATTTCTTGGCGTGATGAGTCATGAAATCAGAACGCCAATGAACTCAATCATTGGTTTTGCCGATTTGCTTCTGGAAACCGAGGTAGATGACGGACAACGCGACAATCTGGAGATTATTAAAGCCAACGCATACAATCTGCTTGAGCTAATTAATAACGTCCTCAATTTCAGCCGTCTTGATTCCGGAAAAGTGGAGTTACAAAAGCGTGAACTCGATCTGTCCGCACTGATTTTTGAAGTTCAGGAAGCAATGGCTGCAGAAGCCAGTCAGAAAAATTTGAAGCTGAGCACAGAGTGTTCAGGTAACCTTCCCCGCTATGTGAGCACAGGATATCTGGAACTGAGACAGGTCCTTTTGAGCCTGGTAGGGAACGCCATCAAATTCACCAATCAGGGCGAGGTAGTGATTAACGCCTCCGGACATCTTATCGAAACCGATGGCAACGAGGAACAATGGAAATTGTTATTCTCGGTCAATGACACAGGCATTGGCATTTCACCAAATGAGATGGAAAAAATCTTCGGCTCATTCAACCAGGTCGATTCCTCCTCAACTCGCCGCTTTGGTGGGACCGGTCTGGGCTTGGCAATATGCCGCCGCATATGCGAGCTCCTGGGTGGAAAGGTCTGGGCCGAAAGCATCCCAGGCAAAGGGTCCGCATTTTATGTAGAGATTAGCTGCGAAGCGGTTCCCGAAAAAGAACAAGCTGCTCTGCCCATGCAACTTCCCCTTGATCCGGCCAATCTGTCAGAGTATGCCAGCACATATCCAGCACGGGTTCTCGTCGCAGACGATGAAACAGAAACCTGTCGACTACTCGGAGACATTCTCGAAGAGATGGGCTATGAGTATCAAACTGCCAACAACGGACTGGACTGTATCGAACAGCTACAAAACAGCTCCTTTGACGTCATTTTTATGGATGTCACCATGCCCGAGCTGGACGGAATCGAAACCACGCAATTGATACGTGCAGGCCAGGCTGGCGCACACCATAAAGGCGTTTTTATTTGTGCAATCACAGCCTATACGGATGGAGATGATCGTCAAAAGTGCCTGGACTCCGGAATGGATGAACACTTGGGAAAACCCCTTTTGACAAAATCTCTCATTGGGGTCCTAAAACAGGCTTTCATTAAGCAAAAGCAGAGTATGCCCAAGGATTGA
- a CDS encoding glycosyltransferase, translating into MNVLLTSHGSTGDIYPMISLGRALIAGGHKVSFATTPFFREDVKAAGIRFVRVPPDWDGSQFAESMKTLHRAKSPLRQLRMIYRQASEFLTETVEILENELQGKDLFVGSYLFPNFKAIAERKNVPFALVCFCHNVVPNDTLPPDVVPGLSMLPEPLHKLWVRLWWKISSGVIDATINNELKRVLSDARLEPTSGFCLKPANLVLVAVSPGVMKAGLTGIDSRFNFTGYLRYQTPDDSKTETILNHFCQGERVPLVTFGSVTFDSARAEMREFIANWPKNKKLILQAGWAQFDEGENHENILIIGKASHDQVLRHASAVLHHGGAGTTASVLHSGVPQVIAPQIADQGFWANQVVRLGVGLKASPRGWPQQAPRFLQKVSSEEAFQRRAKECQSILNQENGQQNAVALLEQYVGSGPDPT; encoded by the coding sequence GTGAACGTCTTACTGACCAGCCACGGATCGACCGGTGACATCTATCCGATGATCTCCCTTGGGCGAGCATTGATAGCTGGCGGGCACAAGGTGTCTTTTGCGACAACACCCTTTTTCCGCGAAGATGTCAAAGCAGCTGGAATACGCTTCGTCCGGGTTCCACCAGATTGGGATGGCAGCCAGTTTGCCGAATCAATGAAGACCCTTCACAGGGCCAAATCTCCACTGCGCCAGCTCCGCATGATTTACAGGCAAGCCAGTGAGTTCCTGACTGAAACTGTCGAAATCCTGGAAAATGAGTTACAAGGGAAAGACCTGTTTGTCGGATCTTACCTTTTTCCAAACTTTAAGGCCATTGCTGAACGAAAAAATGTTCCTTTTGCACTTGTATGCTTCTGCCACAATGTTGTCCCGAATGATACCTTGCCACCCGATGTGGTGCCAGGGCTTTCCATGCTGCCCGAGCCATTGCATAAGCTTTGGGTGAGGCTCTGGTGGAAGATCAGCAGCGGAGTGATCGACGCAACGATCAACAATGAACTCAAGCGGGTGCTAAGTGATGCACGTTTGGAACCAACATCCGGATTCTGCCTGAAACCAGCAAATCTCGTCCTCGTCGCAGTTTCTCCAGGAGTTATGAAAGCGGGTCTTACCGGCATTGATTCTCGCTTCAATTTCACCGGATATCTGCGTTATCAAACTCCTGACGACTCCAAAACAGAAACCATTCTGAACCATTTCTGCCAGGGCGAACGTGTTCCTTTGGTGACATTCGGCAGCGTAACTTTTGACAGTGCCCGCGCGGAAATGCGTGAGTTTATTGCCAATTGGCCAAAGAATAAAAAGCTGATCCTTCAAGCCGGATGGGCTCAATTCGATGAAGGCGAAAATCACGAAAATATTCTAATCATCGGCAAAGCTTCCCACGATCAGGTGTTACGCCACGCCTCAGCTGTTTTGCACCATGGTGGAGCCGGCACAACGGCGTCAGTCCTGCACTCCGGAGTCCCACAAGTGATTGCCCCGCAGATCGCCGATCAGGGATTTTGGGCCAATCAAGTTGTTCGACTCGGAGTCGGCCTTAAAGCAAGTCCGCGAGGATGGCCCCAACAAGCACCACGTTTTCTTCAAAAAGTCTCCAGTGAAGAGGCCTTTCAGCGCCGGGCAAAGGAATGCCAATCCATCCTAAACCAAGAAAATGGTCAGCAGAATGCGGTTGCTCTGCTTGAGCAATACGTTGGCTCAGGCCCGGATCCAACATAG
- a CDS encoding transcriptional regulator yields MSKKNDNPFDELHRVLHEPKRLAIISSVAGSKSGLTFGELKELGDLTDGNLNRHLRMLEDEKIIKLKKILAEGRARTVVTLTASGKKRFLAYLGALESILKDANKSVKAGQGKSSRGMKLKMA; encoded by the coding sequence ATGAGCAAAAAGAACGATAATCCCTTTGATGAGCTTCACCGCGTGCTTCATGAACCCAAACGCCTTGCAATCATTTCGTCAGTTGCCGGTAGTAAAAGTGGCCTGACCTTTGGCGAATTAAAGGAACTGGGCGACCTGACTGACGGCAACCTGAACCGCCACCTCCGCATGCTGGAGGATGAAAAGATCATTAAGTTGAAAAAGATTCTGGCTGAAGGGAGGGCCAGAACCGTTGTCACGCTGACAGCATCTGGAAAAAAGCGTTTTCTCGCCTACCTTGGTGCACTTGAAAGCATCTTGAAAGATGCCAACAAATCCGTCAAAGCCGGGCAAGGTAAGAGCTCTCGCGGCATGAAGCTGAAAATGGCGTGA
- a CDS encoding Hsp33 family molecular chaperone HslO: MDSEHTQLHPAEAVFTSNFIRERNLLLTSGSMKAIFDSYEAHWSTNDIAPADEVAALFRSALAAFTLHTASRPRRQVLAWTLNFQDPLCNLFLCGDTDDEVVAGRFFDEGIAQAERNSFYQEVSDRGKPVYRSFVDFSGSDPLLAAEEYYARSEQRPARFFQLSEYDFAILTAHPDWDRQWFRSVQQDEIAHIEDNAELGFIEKRALSWHCGCDQKKVLGALESVFHAQADELFAGDDSITVNCPRCSSRYIITREALEAYVAEQAESEQSTGEQ, translated from the coding sequence ATGGATTCAGAGCATACTCAATTACACCCGGCGGAAGCAGTATTCACCTCCAATTTTATTCGTGAGCGTAATTTGCTCTTAACCAGTGGATCGATGAAGGCAATTTTCGATAGTTACGAGGCGCATTGGAGTACGAATGATATTGCTCCTGCTGATGAGGTTGCAGCCCTTTTTCGTAGTGCCTTGGCGGCGTTTACGCTGCACACGGCATCCCGCCCACGTCGTCAGGTCCTGGCCTGGACGCTCAATTTTCAGGATCCTCTCTGTAATCTCTTTCTTTGTGGGGACACGGATGATGAAGTGGTTGCCGGACGATTTTTCGATGAGGGTATCGCCCAGGCCGAAAGGAATAGTTTCTACCAGGAGGTGAGTGACCGGGGGAAACCGGTTTACCGCAGTTTTGTTGATTTCTCAGGATCGGATCCACTCCTGGCCGCCGAGGAGTATTACGCCCGCAGTGAGCAGCGTCCGGCGCGGTTCTTTCAATTGTCCGAATACGACTTTGCGATCCTCACGGCTCATCCTGACTGGGACAGGCAGTGGTTCCGCAGTGTTCAGCAGGACGAAATTGCTCATATCGAAGATAATGCCGAGCTTGGCTTTATTGAGAAGCGTGCGCTGAGCTGGCATTGCGGCTGTGATCAAAAGAAGGTCCTGGGTGCGCTTGAGTCTGTCTTTCATGCTCAGGCAGATGAACTGTTTGCCGGGGATGATTCGATTACAGTCAACTGCCCGCGTTGCAGTTCGCGTTACATCATTACCCGCGAGGCCCTTGAGGCCTATGTTGCTGAACAGGCAGAGTCTGAACAATCGACTGGTGAACAATAA
- a CDS encoding DUF5069 domain-containing protein yields MKHYDYQKRLHELWSKAVEQYKAGQRGSDTYFTEEETGWLASNGVTPQEIYDFAEDYVSGGEPDYATFAMITDVRRSYFLDKLGGKSATEKRDPSTYPPKDSEIDGIVWLPRIIEKAKDKLAGALHNDTMFGCGGDRRFLKTNDIHGAEFLRKVAEADGDDQKVIDWVKSRSAEQVGV; encoded by the coding sequence ATGAAACACTACGATTATCAAAAACGTCTTCACGAACTCTGGAGCAAAGCGGTTGAGCAATACAAGGCTGGCCAGCGAGGCTCCGACACCTACTTCACGGAAGAGGAAACAGGATGGCTGGCCAGCAATGGCGTCACGCCACAGGAGATTTATGACTTTGCCGAAGACTATGTCTCTGGTGGTGAACCGGATTACGCAACCTTCGCGATGATCACCGATGTGCGTCGCTCATACTTCCTCGACAAGCTCGGTGGAAAGTCTGCGACAGAGAAACGTGATCCATCCACCTATCCGCCTAAAGACTCAGAAATTGATGGCATTGTCTGGCTGCCCCGCATCATAGAAAAGGCAAAGGACAAACTGGCCGGAGCGCTTCACAATGACACGATGTTTGGCTGTGGCGGAGACCGTCGATTCCTGAAGACAAATGACATTCACGGCGCTGAATTCCTCCGTAAAGTTGCTGAAGCCGATGGTGATGATCAGAAGGTCATCGACTGGGTCAAGTCACGCTCTGCCGAGCAAGTGGGAGTTTAA
- a CDS encoding ribonuclease R family protein: MPLDQRILEHLRHPDYVPQTAEELDKALELTKAERRSYKRMLHKLLDEGIIAKVKRDKFVLPKDADLVSGEIRFRQSGSAVLVPDQPDGETLQILAEDTGVALHGDKVLVRLQEEPKWRMRKRERRGQAKEPMARVLRILKRKNTTVIGTLKRSRLFHFVIPDDPRINQDILVPPPEDCELTPKPAVEDKVVVRLHEWKQRHMNPEGEISEILGKAHEPFAEFKALLHKFHLDTDFPDAVMREVESIGDKVTNKDIGNRRDMRDIFTLTIDPDDAKDFDDALSIESLPNGGTRVGVHIADVSHYVKSGTELDREARNRGNSTYLVGCVIPMLPHALSNGICSLVEAEGRLTKTVFLDFDSEQHHIDTHFANTVICSNKRLTYKQAFACMTKDDLDAIRGTPMPPSHQTGSTGRPLSQVDDKELTKIRDTIKHFWKIASLLRKKRYKAGSLELDMPEVKIYVDEKGYADRMETTEHDESHQLIEEFMLAANEAVARAYFEQGMPTLSRVHDEPDPEKLLELRDQMTLAGIAIGDLTNRKEVMRMLKKIKPHPQAYTLKLSFLRSMKQACYRPAYDGHYGLAKQFYLHYTSPIRRYSDLVVHRQFDWYACKKKLKTAPRRSPKPYTPGDLEGIGQHLSITERNSQEAERESVKIKLLEFFDREVKKEKKSIFDAVILDVKNHGLFVELTESMAFGLVHISTLQDDLYRISDDGTSLVGRRQRKRYYLGQTVQVVTERVDRFKRQIDFRIIGDKTPPKEERSFAGAVQKTQYKRQSKRKKAQAELERLRAKPPKKTHRKGKSGNPSKRRRKK; this comes from the coding sequence GTGCCATTAGACCAACGCATCCTCGAACACTTACGCCACCCCGACTACGTCCCCCAAACGGCTGAAGAGCTGGATAAGGCGCTGGAGCTGACCAAGGCCGAACGGCGCAGTTACAAACGAATGCTCCACAAACTGCTCGACGAAGGCATCATCGCCAAAGTGAAACGGGACAAGTTCGTCCTGCCAAAGGATGCCGATCTGGTCAGTGGCGAAATACGATTCCGGCAAAGCGGCTCAGCTGTGCTGGTGCCTGACCAGCCGGATGGCGAAACCCTGCAAATTCTAGCTGAAGATACGGGAGTCGCCCTGCATGGAGACAAGGTGCTGGTTCGCCTGCAGGAAGAACCGAAATGGCGTATGCGAAAACGCGAACGCCGTGGCCAGGCCAAGGAGCCCATGGCGAGAGTCCTGCGAATTCTGAAGCGCAAGAACACCACAGTTATCGGGACGTTGAAGCGCTCGCGGCTCTTTCATTTTGTGATCCCGGATGATCCGCGGATCAATCAGGATATCCTGGTCCCACCACCGGAAGATTGCGAACTGACGCCAAAACCTGCGGTTGAAGACAAGGTGGTTGTTCGGCTCCACGAGTGGAAGCAAAGGCATATGAATCCCGAGGGCGAGATCTCAGAGATTCTGGGAAAAGCCCACGAGCCCTTTGCCGAGTTCAAGGCCCTGCTCCATAAATTTCACCTCGACACCGATTTCCCGGATGCCGTCATGCGGGAAGTCGAAAGCATCGGCGACAAGGTCACCAATAAGGACATCGGCAACCGGCGTGACATGCGCGACATTTTCACGCTCACGATTGATCCCGATGATGCAAAAGATTTCGACGACGCACTCTCGATCGAATCCTTACCCAATGGCGGCACGCGGGTCGGCGTTCACATCGCAGATGTTTCACACTACGTAAAAAGCGGAACCGAGCTGGACCGTGAAGCCCGTAATCGCGGCAATTCCACTTACCTTGTTGGCTGCGTCATTCCGATGCTGCCCCATGCCTTGTCCAACGGCATTTGCTCGCTGGTCGAAGCCGAGGGTCGGCTGACTAAAACCGTGTTTCTGGATTTCGATTCAGAACAACATCACATCGACACGCATTTCGCAAACACCGTCATATGCTCAAACAAGCGACTGACCTACAAACAGGCATTTGCCTGTATGACCAAGGACGACCTTGATGCGATTCGCGGAACGCCCATGCCGCCTTCGCATCAGACAGGTTCCACCGGACGCCCGCTTTCCCAGGTTGATGATAAGGAGCTGACAAAGATCCGCGACACCATCAAACACTTCTGGAAAATCGCATCGCTGCTGCGTAAGAAGCGCTACAAGGCTGGCAGTCTTGAGCTCGATATGCCCGAAGTGAAAATCTATGTCGATGAGAAGGGTTATGCCGACCGGATGGAGACAACCGAGCACGATGAAAGCCATCAACTAATTGAAGAGTTCATGCTGGCGGCCAATGAGGCTGTCGCCCGCGCCTATTTTGAACAAGGCATGCCCACCCTCTCCCGTGTCCACGATGAGCCGGACCCGGAGAAGCTGCTTGAGCTCCGCGATCAAATGACGCTCGCAGGTATCGCGATTGGCGACCTGACCAACCGGAAGGAAGTCATGCGTATGCTGAAAAAGATTAAACCGCATCCGCAGGCCTACACACTCAAGCTTTCTTTCCTCCGCTCGATGAAGCAGGCCTGCTATCGCCCGGCTTATGACGGTCACTACGGGTTGGCCAAACAGTTTTATCTTCATTACACATCGCCGATTCGCCGCTACTCCGACCTCGTGGTACATCGACAGTTCGACTGGTATGCCTGCAAGAAAAAGTTGAAGACGGCACCGCGGCGTTCACCCAAGCCCTACACACCAGGTGACCTTGAAGGCATCGGTCAGCACCTCTCCATCACAGAGCGCAATTCCCAGGAAGCGGAGCGCGAATCCGTCAAAATCAAACTGCTGGAATTCTTCGACCGCGAAGTGAAGAAGGAGAAAAAATCAATCTTTGATGCCGTCATTCTCGATGTTAAAAATCATGGTCTCTTTGTTGAGTTGACCGAATCCATGGCCTTCGGTCTGGTCCATATCTCGACTTTGCAGGATGACCTCTATCGCATCTCCGATGATGGAACATCACTGGTAGGCCGCCGCCAAAGGAAACGTTACTACCTTGGACAAACGGTTCAAGTGGTGACCGAAAGGGTTGACCGCTTTAAGCGACAGATTGATTTCAGGATCATCGGTGACAAAACTCCACCAAAAGAAGAACGAAGCTTTGCTGGTGCTGTTCAGAAAACCCAATACAAACGCCAGTCAAAAAGGAAAAAAGCCCAAGCCGAACTGGAACGACTACGAGCCAAGCCTCCCAAGAAAACCCACCGTAAGGGAAAGTCCGGCAATCCGTCTAAGAGAAGAAGAAAGAAGTGA